One stretch of Croceibacterium atlanticum DNA includes these proteins:
- a CDS encoding N-formylglutamate amidohydrolase produces MSELLFEQIGTPHKGGIVAVCDHASNHVPDGIELGVPAELMEKHIAWDIGAAGVTERLARRHDIPAHLACISRLVIDLHREEDSPGLIPEMSDGHLIPGNIGADRERRIRDYYIPYHQAMAEWLDAAEPGLILSIHSFTPALESDAQARPWEIGILYNQDDRAAQHALRLFAAQGVKVGDNEPYSGRLLNATMNRHAEAHGRPYLAIELRNDLIEDEAGQARWAAMIADIAGRVAQELE; encoded by the coding sequence ATGAGCGAATTGCTGTTCGAACAGATCGGCACGCCGCATAAAGGCGGCATTGTCGCGGTGTGCGATCATGCTTCCAACCATGTGCCTGACGGGATCGAACTGGGTGTCCCGGCAGAATTGATGGAAAAGCATATCGCATGGGATATCGGCGCTGCCGGCGTTACCGAACGGCTTGCCCGCCGCCATGATATCCCGGCCCATCTCGCCTGCATCAGCCGGCTCGTGATCGATCTTCACCGGGAAGAGGATTCTCCCGGCCTGATCCCGGAAATGAGTGACGGGCACCTGATCCCGGGCAATATCGGCGCCGACCGGGAAAGGCGGATCCGCGATTATTACATCCCCTATCACCAGGCGATGGCCGAATGGCTGGACGCTGCGGAGCCGGGCCTGATCCTGTCGATCCACAGCTTCACCCCCGCGCTGGAAAGTGATGCGCAGGCCCGGCCGTGGGAAATCGGCATACTCTACAACCAGGATGATCGCGCCGCGCAGCATGCGCTTCGCCTGTTCGCCGCGCAGGGCGTGAAAGTAGGTGATAACGAACCTTATTCGGGCCGGCTGCTCAATGCCACGATGAACCGCCATGCAGAAGCGCATGGCCGGCCCTATCTCGCCATCGAATTGCGCAACGATCTGATCGAGGATGAAGCAGGGCAGGCCCGCTGGGCGGCGATGATCGCCGATATAGCCGGGCGTGTGGCACAGGAACTGGAATAG
- a CDS encoding 4-(cytidine 5'-diphospho)-2-C-methyl-D-erythritol kinase — MRLTETAYAKINLALHVRRRRDDGYHELESLFAFVDAGDRLVARSAQRDELRITGEFADQLTDPFGNIVLQALTALPHGDGLAIELEKNLPVAAGLGGGSADAGAVFRLIGEAYGLPDDWHQRAARLGADVPACVASRTCIGRGTGTELEPVENDLAGKAVLLVNPRIALSTGPVFKAWDGQDRGPLPDGPVSRIAQEGRNDLEAPAISQCPQIADVLEVLQDTGADLVRMSGSGATCFATYSSHDVMREASEKLALEHKDWWQMQGSLR; from the coding sequence TTGCGCCTGACCGAAACAGCCTATGCCAAGATAAACCTGGCGCTGCATGTGCGGCGGCGGAGGGATGATGGTTATCACGAGCTGGAGAGCCTGTTCGCCTTTGTCGATGCGGGCGACCGGCTCGTGGCGCGCAGCGCGCAGCGGGACGAACTGAGAATTACCGGCGAGTTTGCCGACCAACTTACTGACCCGTTTGGCAATATTGTTTTACAGGCACTGACTGCGCTGCCTCATGGTGATGGGCTTGCGATCGAGCTGGAAAAGAACCTGCCCGTGGCGGCGGGGCTGGGCGGTGGCTCTGCCGATGCGGGTGCGGTTTTCCGCCTGATCGGCGAGGCATATGGATTGCCGGATGACTGGCATCAGCGCGCGGCACGGCTTGGGGCCGATGTGCCCGCCTGCGTGGCCAGCAGGACCTGCATTGGCCGGGGCACGGGTACCGAGCTTGAACCGGTGGAAAACGATCTGGCCGGCAAGGCGGTTCTGCTGGTCAATCCGCGCATAGCTTTATCCACCGGGCCGGTGTTCAAGGCCTGGGATGGCCAGGATAGAGGGCCGCTGCCCGATGGCCCGGTATCGCGGATCGCACAGGAAGGCCGGAACGATCTGGAAGCCCCGGCGATATCGCAATGTCCGCAGATCGCCGATGTGCTGGAGGTTCTGCAAGATACCGGCGCCGATCTGGTCCGGATGAGTGGATCGGGCGCGACCTGTTTTGCGACGTATAGCAGCCATGACGTCATGCGCGAAGCCTCGGAAAAGCTGGCTCTGGAGCACAAGGACTGGTGGCAGATGCAAGGATCCCTGCGATGA
- a CDS encoding electron transfer flavoprotein-ubiquinone oxidoreductase yields the protein MSERESMPVDVVIVGAGAAGLAAAIRLKQIDEALEVVVLEKGSEVGAHILSGAVVDPRALDELLPEWRETCPLAQVPVTENHHWVLSRNGKISMPHLTMPPLMSNDGNYTGSLGNLCRWLAERAEEMGVQVFPGFPASEVLFDEAGAVMGVATQDMGIASDGSRKGDYEPGMELHAKYTLFAEGARGHLTKRMKSHFDLEADCEPQVYGLGIKELWDIPAERHEPGRVIHTQGWPLSESETWGGGFLYHQANGQVALGFVTALDYANPYVSPFQEFQRWKHHPAIRAVIEGGKRVAYGARAINEGGWQSVPKLAFPGGALIGCSAGFVNVPRIKGTHTAMKSGMLAADAIGAAVAAGREKDELSEYDSSLRSSWIADELQLVKNAQPLVAKFGGAIGTLLAGADMWLRTLKIRLPLTMKHHTDAESTRRADLYQPIDYPKPDGALSFDRLSSVFLSGTNHEEDQPCHLVLKDPTVPERINWPLYAGPEARYCPAGVYEFTGVEEGDPKLVINAQNCVHCKTCDIKDPTQNIEWVTPEGGGGPNYPNM from the coding sequence ATGAGCGAACGTGAATCCATGCCTGTCGATGTGGTGATTGTTGGCGCGGGGGCGGCCGGCCTGGCTGCCGCAATCCGGCTGAAACAGATCGACGAAGCGCTTGAAGTCGTGGTTCTGGAAAAGGGTTCCGAAGTCGGGGCGCATATCCTTTCCGGCGCCGTGGTTGATCCGCGCGCACTGGATGAATTGCTGCCAGAATGGCGCGAAACCTGCCCATTGGCGCAGGTGCCGGTTACGGAAAATCACCATTGGGTGCTGAGCCGGAACGGCAAGATTTCCATGCCGCATCTGACCATGCCTCCGCTCATGTCCAACGATGGCAATTATACCGGATCGCTGGGCAATCTCTGCCGCTGGCTGGCTGAACGTGCGGAAGAAATGGGCGTGCAGGTTTTCCCCGGATTCCCGGCATCCGAAGTGCTGTTTGACGAAGCTGGCGCGGTGATGGGCGTCGCGACGCAGGATATGGGCATCGCCTCAGACGGATCTCGGAAAGGCGATTATGAGCCGGGGATGGAGCTGCATGCCAAATACACACTCTTCGCCGAAGGGGCGCGGGGCCATCTGACCAAGCGGATGAAGAGCCATTTTGACCTGGAGGCCGATTGTGAGCCGCAGGTTTATGGGCTTGGGATCAAGGAGTTGTGGGATATTCCGGCCGAACGGCATGAACCCGGCCGGGTCATCCACACGCAGGGCTGGCCGCTTTCTGAAAGCGAAACCTGGGGCGGGGGCTTTCTCTACCACCAGGCCAACGGGCAGGTCGCGCTCGGCTTCGTGACCGCGCTGGATTACGCAAATCCCTATGTCTCGCCCTTCCAGGAATTCCAGCGCTGGAAGCATCATCCGGCAATCCGCGCGGTGATCGAAGGGGGCAAGCGCGTGGCCTATGGCGCAAGGGCGATCAATGAGGGCGGTTGGCAGAGCGTGCCGAAACTGGCCTTCCCTGGCGGGGCCCTGATCGGCTGTTCGGCCGGTTTCGTGAACGTCCCGCGCATCAAGGGCACGCATACTGCGATGAAGAGCGGTATGCTGGCCGCTGACGCAATCGGTGCGGCAGTGGCAGCCGGGCGCGAGAAAGACGAGCTTTCCGAATATGATAGCTCGCTGCGTTCAAGCTGGATCGCGGACGAGCTGCAACTGGTGAAGAATGCGCAGCCGCTGGTCGCGAAATTCGGCGGCGCCATCGGCACATTGCTGGCCGGGGCCGATATGTGGCTGCGGACATTGAAGATCCGCCTGCCGCTGACCATGAAGCATCACACGGATGCGGAATCCACGCGCCGGGCCGACCTCTATCAGCCGATCGACTATCCCAAGCCCGATGGCGCGCTCAGTTTCGATCGCCTTTCCTCGGTCTTCCTTTCCGGCACCAATCACGAGGAGGACCAGCCATGTCACCTCGTGCTGAAGGATCCCACAGTTCCGGAACGGATCAACTGGCCGCTCTATGCCGGGCCGGAGGCACGCTATTGCCCGGCAGGCGTCTATGAGTTTACCGGCGTGGAAGAAGGCGATCCGAAGCTGGTGATCAACGCGCAGAACTGCGTCCACTGCAAGACCTGCGACATCAAGGATCCGACGCAGAATATCGAATGGGTCACGCCCGAAGGCGGCGGCGGCCCCAATTACCCGAATATGTGA
- a CDS encoding lytic transglycosylase domain-containing protein, which translates to MKTLISALGVATVAFAAFPAEARSSREYFVAHAVGHAAPRQLSQADHAYYTEVFDQIDRQNWDRVKELLAQRDDGLLQRVAEAEFYLAGNSPRVELPQILDWLQRGRNLPQAAQMGRLGLARGAAELPRLPAENALYSRNGSPKRVKPRSVDDGTMPDNVRSQILDRIVNDDPDGARQLLDGIDGALSGEARAEWRQRVAWSYYIENRDEAALAMASAVSAGKGAWVAEGDWVAGLAAWRLGDCGIASDAFQRAAYGAVNPELRAASYYWAARSALRCREPDKSADFLRHAAQADETLYGMLAAEQLGMELPARLAHSDFSDADWRRIGGIENVRIAIALSEIGRDRLSSEVLLHQARLGDPADYGPLSRLARDLGMPSTQLYMAYNAPNGGEPDPSSYYPTPKWEPVTGWRVDPALAYAHTLQESNFRANAISPANAQGLMQITPITVREHAGRLGLSASQVDILDPGYNLAFGQQNLEMLRDQSATRGALPKIMAAYNAGLSPVTRWNSEINDQNDPLLYMESIPYWETRGYVAIVMRNYWMYQRQAHAPSDSRVALAQNDWPKFPDADGDNRNGGRVYLSAGAQ; encoded by the coding sequence ATGAAAACACTGATTTCTGCCCTGGGCGTCGCGACAGTCGCATTCGCGGCATTTCCTGCCGAAGCGCGCAGCAGCCGCGAATATTTTGTCGCCCATGCGGTCGGCCACGCCGCGCCTCGCCAGCTGAGCCAGGCCGATCACGCATATTACACGGAAGTTTTCGACCAGATCGACCGGCAGAACTGGGACCGGGTGAAGGAATTGCTGGCCCAGCGCGATGACGGGTTGCTGCAACGCGTTGCAGAAGCGGAATTCTACCTGGCGGGCAATTCTCCCCGTGTCGAACTGCCGCAAATCCTGGACTGGCTGCAACGGGGCCGCAACCTGCCGCAGGCCGCGCAGATGGGCCGGCTCGGCCTCGCCCGCGGTGCCGCCGAACTGCCCCGACTCCCGGCGGAGAATGCCCTTTATTCGCGCAATGGCAGCCCCAAACGCGTCAAGCCGCGCTCTGTCGACGATGGCACCATGCCCGACAATGTGCGCAGCCAGATCCTTGATCGCATCGTCAATGACGATCCCGACGGGGCACGCCAATTGCTCGACGGGATCGACGGCGCGCTGAGCGGGGAAGCCCGCGCCGAATGGCGCCAGCGCGTCGCGTGGAGCTATTACATCGAAAACCGGGATGAAGCTGCACTGGCCATGGCCAGTGCCGTTTCGGCCGGCAAAGGCGCCTGGGTGGCAGAGGGTGATTGGGTTGCCGGTCTTGCCGCATGGCGCCTTGGCGATTGCGGGATTGCCAGCGATGCCTTCCAGCGCGCGGCCTATGGCGCAGTCAATCCGGAACTGCGTGCCGCGTCCTATTACTGGGCGGCGCGGTCCGCCCTGCGTTGCCGCGAGCCTGACAAGAGCGCCGATTTCCTGCGCCATGCGGCCCAGGCGGACGAGACATTGTACGGCATGCTGGCGGCCGAACAACTCGGCATGGAACTTCCGGCGCGTCTCGCCCATTCCGATTTTTCCGATGCGGACTGGCGCCGGATCGGCGGCATAGAAAACGTCCGCATCGCCATCGCCCTGTCAGAAATCGGGCGGGATCGGCTTTCAAGCGAAGTATTGCTGCATCAGGCCAGGCTGGGCGATCCGGCCGATTACGGGCCGCTGTCTCGCCTCGCTCGTGATCTCGGCATGCCTTCGACGCAGCTCTATATGGCTTACAACGCGCCCAATGGCGGAGAGCCGGACCCATCATCCTATTACCCCACCCCGAAATGGGAGCCTGTAACGGGCTGGAGGGTCGATCCCGCGCTGGCCTATGCCCACACCCTTCAGGAATCGAACTTCCGCGCCAATGCGATCAGTCCGGCAAATGCGCAGGGGCTTATGCAGATCACGCCGATCACGGTGCGCGAACATGCCGGCCGCCTGGGCCTCAGCGCCAGCCAGGTCGATATTCTCGATCCTGGATACAATCTCGCTTTCGGTCAGCAAAACCTTGAAATGCTGAGAGATCAATCGGCCACAAGGGGCGCGTTGCCCAAGATCATGGCGGCCTATAATGCCGGGCTTTCCCCGGTCACGCGCTGGAACAGCGAGATCAACGATCAGAACGATCCATTGTTGTACATGGAATCGATTCCCTATTGGGAAACGCGCGGCTATGTCGCCATCGTCATGCGAAATTACTGGATGTATCAGCGGCAGGCCCATGCGCCATCGGATAGCCGCGTGGCACTGGCACAGAACGACTGGCCGAAATTCCCCGATGCCGATGGAGATAACCGCAATGGCGGCCGCGTCTATTTGTCGGCAGGTGCGCAATAA
- a CDS encoding PA0069 family radical SAM protein produces the protein MEYTKGRGAASNRASERFGLPAHHQDGEWREEREAVDGPSMAASTAVTELHPKTILSFNQSPDILFDRSINPFVGCEHGCIYCFARPSHAYHDLSPGLDFETKLFAKPDAARLLRETLARRRYRPRPIAMGTNTDPYQPIESRYRITREILEICLETRHPVTITTKSDRVLRDLDLLVQLAERQLVAVALSVTTQDPRLSGLLEPRASSPAKRMAALARLVQEGVPAHCSVAPVIPAITDCFMEEILQQAGDAGVKSAGWIALRLPHEVAPLFREWLSVHFPDRGDKVMSIVRSMRGGRDNDPRFISRMRPRGVWAELFRSRFRIARKRAGMGRPRFELDCSQFRRPQDGVQMQLI, from the coding sequence ATGGAATACACCAAAGGCAGAGGTGCAGCCTCCAATCGCGCCAGCGAGCGCTTCGGATTACCGGCGCATCATCAAGACGGCGAATGGCGTGAAGAGCGAGAGGCCGTGGATGGCCCTTCCATGGCTGCATCTACTGCCGTCACGGAACTGCACCCGAAGACAATTCTCTCGTTTAATCAGTCGCCTGACATCCTTTTCGACCGCTCAATTAACCCTTTTGTGGGCTGCGAACATGGCTGCATCTATTGCTTTGCCCGCCCTAGCCATGCCTATCACGATCTTTCTCCGGGCCTGGATTTCGAGACGAAGCTTTTTGCCAAGCCCGATGCGGCCCGCCTTTTGCGTGAAACCCTGGCCCGGCGCCGATATCGCCCGCGTCCCATAGCCATGGGGACCAATACGGATCCCTATCAGCCGATCGAAAGCCGTTACCGGATCACCCGGGAAATCCTGGAAATCTGCCTCGAAACTCGCCATCCGGTCACCATCACGACCAAGTCGGACCGCGTGCTGCGCGATCTGGATCTGCTCGTGCAATTGGCGGAACGGCAATTGGTCGCAGTCGCTTTATCCGTCACGACCCAGGACCCCCGGCTTTCCGGCCTGCTCGAACCGCGCGCCTCTTCCCCGGCAAAGCGGATGGCGGCGCTTGCCCGGCTGGTGCAGGAAGGAGTGCCTGCCCATTGTTCGGTCGCTCCGGTCATTCCCGCCATTACCGATTGCTTCATGGAAGAGATCCTGCAGCAGGCCGGCGATGCGGGGGTGAAATCCGCCGGCTGGATCGCCCTGCGCCTGCCGCATGAAGTGGCCCCTCTGTTTCGCGAATGGCTGAGCGTCCATTTCCCGGATCGCGGGGACAAGGTGATGTCCATTGTCCGTTCCATGCGCGGCGGCAGGGACAATGATCCCCGGTTCATCTCCCGCATGAGGCCGCGCGGCGTATGGGCGGAATTGTTCCGCAGCAGGTTCCGCATCGCCCGCAAACGTGCCGGCATGGGCCGGCCTAGGTTCGAGCTGGATTGCAGCCAGTTCCGCCGTCCGCAAGATGGTGTACAGATGCAACTCATCTAG
- a CDS encoding OmpA family protein, protein MRKLVIGLATATAVVATPAVARDGQLYTGIEGGILFPEQLDLEDDADDSIFVEGNNGWEGDVLLGYDFGMFRLEAEGGYKSYGTEQVISNAAGIPGIEEPLVLGAYDSINSSDVSVWSGMVNGLLDFGGEKGVGLSLGGGIGIASVKSKIATTVGGFLNDRDSGFAYQGIAALRVPVTERIDLGVKYRYFRVDNLDFVDTTGRALETDLATHSVLGSVVFNLGGKEAAPPPPPPPPPPPPPPPPPPPPPPPPPPQAVCNKGPYIVFFDWDKSDITPEAATILDSAVTAYGNCDSVPIMLAGYTDRSGTVEYNLGLAARRNESVQEYLTGKGIPAGSITSEAFGEANPRVPTADGVREPQNRRVEITYGPGSGM, encoded by the coding sequence TTGAGGAAACTGGTAATCGGCCTCGCCACCGCCACTGCGGTTGTTGCGACGCCTGCTGTCGCTCGCGATGGTCAGCTTTATACCGGCATCGAAGGGGGCATCCTGTTCCCTGAACAGCTGGATCTGGAAGATGATGCGGACGACAGCATTTTCGTCGAAGGCAATAATGGCTGGGAAGGCGATGTCCTGCTCGGTTATGACTTCGGCATGTTCCGCCTGGAAGCGGAAGGCGGATATAAGTCCTACGGCACGGAACAGGTAATTTCGAACGCTGCGGGCATCCCCGGCATTGAAGAGCCGCTCGTGCTCGGAGCATATGATTCGATCAACAGCAGCGACGTTTCCGTGTGGAGCGGCATGGTCAACGGCCTGCTCGACTTCGGTGGCGAAAAGGGTGTCGGCTTGTCGCTCGGTGGCGGCATCGGCATCGCGTCGGTCAAATCGAAGATCGCAACCACGGTTGGCGGCTTCCTGAACGACCGGGATTCCGGTTTTGCCTATCAGGGCATTGCCGCCCTTCGTGTTCCCGTGACCGAACGAATCGATCTGGGCGTGAAATATCGCTATTTCCGCGTCGACAATCTCGATTTCGTCGACACGACCGGACGCGCGCTGGAAACGGACCTTGCCACTCACTCGGTTCTGGGTTCGGTGGTATTCAACCTCGGTGGCAAGGAAGCTGCACCGCCGCCTCCTCCGCCTCCGCCGCCGCCTCCCCCGCCGCCGCCTCCTCCGCCCCCGCCGCCTCCGCCTCCGCCTCCGCAGGCTGTGTGCAACAAGGGGCCGTACATCGTGTTCTTCGACTGGGATAAGTCGGACATCACGCCCGAGGCTGCGACCATTCTCGACAGCGCCGTCACTGCCTATGGCAATTGCGACAGCGTGCCGATCATGCTCGCAGGCTACACCGACCGTTCCGGTACGGTGGAATACAATCTCGGCCTGGCCGCTCGCCGCAATGAAAGCGTGCAGGAATATCTGACTGGCAAGGGTATCCCCGCCGGTTCGATCACCAGCGAAGCTTTCGGCGAAGCCAATCCGCGCGTTCCGACCGCTGACGGCGTTCGCGAACCGCAGAACCGCCGCGTCGAAATCACTTACGGTCCGGGTTCGGGCATGTAA
- the dnaE gene encoding DNA polymerase III subunit alpha, with protein sequence MSFAPFVPLRVLSSYSMLEAAIDPKALAKLAKERDFPAIAICDRNGLYGTVAFAAACRSEGVQPIVGTLLGVSRGHGSEEVDYLPLYAQDGTGWENLCHLVSKAHLERPLELEPHVTLDDFAGHTDGLIALTGASEGTVTRLLADGKRDHAEEVLEKLSALFPGRLYVELARRGNAIEEAAEETLLDCAYRMDLPIVATNPACFAEPHMHAAHDAMLCIANSTQIDSDDRPRSIPEAYVKSAEVMARDFEDLPEATANTLVIAQRCAVAPPKRKPILPSLAGDQEGEAKMLAEDARRGLTRRLKLYYPETTHAELAEVLNLPTADDLDRPGREFPELAAAGILDEVKQYKVRLEYEIGIIIGMGFPGYFLIVADFIKWAKDHNIPVGPGRGSGAGSLAAWALTITDLDPLRLGLLFERFLNPERVSMPDFDIDFCETRRGEVIRYVQERYGRDKVAQIITFGKLKARAVLRDCGRILQMPYGQVDRLTKMVPNHPTDPWTLPRALNGAADFKREYDNDNEVKRLVDLAMQLEGFPRNSSTHAAGVVIGDRPLSELVPLYRDPRSDMPVTQFDMKHVEDSGLVKFDFLGLKTLSVLQKAVDLLARRGIEVELDQLPWDDPAVFALLKRGDTVGVFQLESEGMRRTLSAVKPTKFEDIIALVSLYRPGPMDNIPLFGKRKNGEAEIEYPHPKLEGILAETYGIFVYQEQVMQAAQILAGYSLGDADLLRRAMGKKIKAEMDKQRARFIEGCKEVSGIDKAKANELFDLIDKFAGYGFNKSHAAAYALLSYHTAWLKAHYPEEFYAASMCFDMHQSEKLAVFVDDLRRNGISLLGPDMNRSEAEFTVEQTEMGHAVRYALAGIRNVGERAMEQVVAERESRGEFESLEDLFRRMPQGAMNRRQLEGLAGAGAFDSLEPNRARILANAEMLLAVAESAARERQSGQAGLFGGEDHQEPSLRLAEAEPWSRTDQMAAERDTFGFFFAAHPVEQYRTIASANGARSYASLMEEGVVGGRKPAVIAAMVESVNKGRTRKGAEFIRADFSDSTGQFSAACFEESLVSNFQNWAADGTCVLLQVELDSPSPDEAPRVTVRGARPLSEVTDSARMMLQLEVMTVEALQHLRMSLAEGAPGRGEVIARLLLGEENDPLLRLGRDFVLDGELVDQLSNVDGLRVLAFKPQGGRGHLKLVA encoded by the coding sequence ATGTCCTTCGCACCCTTCGTTCCGCTCCGCGTTCTCTCCAGCTACTCCATGCTCGAAGCTGCGATTGATCCGAAGGCCTTGGCCAAGCTGGCGAAGGAACGGGATTTTCCGGCCATCGCCATCTGCGACCGCAACGGCTTGTATGGCACCGTGGCCTTTGCCGCGGCCTGCCGTTCGGAAGGCGTCCAGCCCATCGTGGGTACACTGCTGGGCGTGTCACGGGGGCATGGCAGCGAAGAGGTCGATTATCTCCCGCTCTATGCGCAGGATGGCACGGGGTGGGAAAATCTCTGTCATCTGGTGAGCAAGGCGCATCTGGAACGGCCGCTTGAGCTGGAACCGCATGTCACGCTTGATGATTTTGCCGGCCATACTGACGGACTGATCGCCCTGACGGGCGCAAGCGAGGGAACAGTCACGCGCCTGCTGGCCGATGGCAAGCGCGATCATGCGGAAGAAGTGCTGGAAAAGCTGTCCGCCCTGTTTCCCGGCAGGTTGTATGTCGAACTGGCGCGGCGCGGCAATGCGATAGAAGAAGCCGCTGAAGAGACGTTGCTGGATTGTGCCTATCGCATGGATTTGCCCATAGTGGCGACCAATCCGGCCTGTTTTGCCGAACCGCATATGCATGCCGCGCATGACGCGATGCTGTGTATCGCCAATTCGACCCAGATCGACAGTGACGACCGCCCGCGTTCAATTCCGGAAGCCTATGTGAAATCCGCCGAGGTGATGGCGCGGGATTTCGAGGATTTGCCGGAAGCGACCGCCAATACGCTGGTTATCGCGCAAAGATGCGCCGTCGCTCCGCCGAAGCGCAAGCCGATCCTGCCTAGCCTTGCCGGTGACCAGGAAGGCGAAGCGAAAATGCTGGCCGAAGATGCCCGGCGCGGCCTGACGCGCAGGCTGAAACTCTATTATCCGGAAACGACCCATGCCGAACTGGCGGAGGTGTTGAACCTGCCCACGGCAGATGATCTGGATCGGCCGGGCCGCGAATTCCCCGAACTTGCGGCTGCGGGTATTCTGGACGAAGTGAAACAGTACAAGGTCCGGCTCGAATATGAGATCGGGATCATCATCGGGATGGGCTTTCCCGGTTACTTCCTGATCGTTGCCGACTTCATCAAATGGGCCAAGGATCACAATATTCCGGTTGGGCCGGGGCGTGGTTCCGGCGCGGGTTCGCTGGCGGCCTGGGCGCTGACCATCACCGATCTCGATCCGCTGCGGCTTGGCTTGCTGTTCGAACGCTTCCTCAACCCGGAACGCGTTTCCATGCCCGACTTCGATATCGACTTCTGCGAAACGCGGCGCGGCGAAGTGATCCGCTATGTCCAGGAACGCTATGGGCGCGACAAGGTCGCCCAGATCATCACCTTCGGTAAGCTGAAGGCCCGCGCCGTGTTGCGCGATTGCGGGCGCATCCTGCAAATGCCCTATGGCCAGGTGGACCGGCTGACCAAGATGGTACCCAACCATCCCACCGATCCGTGGACCTTGCCGCGGGCGCTCAATGGCGCCGCCGATTTCAAGCGGGAATATGATAATGACAACGAGGTGAAACGCCTCGTGGATCTGGCGATGCAGCTGGAAGGGTTCCCGCGCAATTCATCCACCCATGCCGCCGGTGTGGTGATCGGGGACCGGCCCCTGTCCGAACTCGTGCCGCTCTACCGCGATCCGCGGTCGGATATGCCGGTAACGCAATTCGACATGAAGCATGTCGAGGATTCCGGCCTGGTGAAGTTCGACTTCCTCGGCCTGAAGACGCTTTCCGTGTTGCAGAAAGCCGTGGATTTGCTGGCCCGGCGCGGGATCGAGGTGGAGCTGGACCAATTGCCGTGGGACGATCCCGCCGTTTTCGCCTTGCTGAAGCGCGGTGACACTGTCGGCGTGTTCCAGCTGGAATCGGAAGGCATGCGCCGCACGCTGAGCGCGGTGAAGCCGACCAAGTTCGAAGACATCATCGCGCTCGTTTCGCTCTACCGGCCGGGGCCGATGGACAACATCCCCCTGTTCGGCAAACGCAAGAATGGTGAGGCGGAGATCGAATATCCGCATCCCAAGCTGGAAGGCATCCTTGCGGAGACTTACGGCATCTTCGTCTATCAGGAACAGGTGATGCAGGCCGCGCAGATCCTGGCCGGATATTCGCTCGGCGATGCGGACTTGCTGCGCCGCGCCATGGGCAAGAAGATCAAGGCGGAAATGGACAAGCAGCGCGCCCGCTTCATCGAAGGGTGCAAGGAAGTTTCCGGCATCGACAAGGCGAAGGCCAATGAACTGTTCGATTTGATCGACAAGTTCGCCGGTTACGGCTTCAACAAATCGCACGCCGCCGCCTATGCCCTGCTGTCCTATCACACGGCCTGGCTGAAGGCGCATTACCCGGAAGAATTCTACGCCGCTTCCATGTGTTTCGACATGCACCAGTCGGAAAAGCTGGCCGTATTCGTGGACGATCTGCGCCGCAACGGCATCAGCCTGCTGGGCCCGGACATGAACCGTTCGGAAGCCGAATTCACGGTCGAACAGACAGAGATGGGGCACGCGGTTCGCTATGCGCTGGCGGGTATCCGCAATGTCGGCGAACGGGCGATGGAACAGGTCGTGGCGGAACGGGAATCGCGCGGCGAATTCGAAAGCCTGGAAGACCTGTTTCGCCGCATGCCGCAGGGGGCGATGAACCGGCGGCAATTGGAAGGTCTGGCGGGCGCCGGCGCCTTTGACAGTCTGGAACCGAACCGGGCCAGGATCCTGGCCAATGCGGAAATGTTGCTGGCAGTCGCGGAATCTGCCGCGCGTGAACGGCAGAGCGGGCAGGCCGGATTGTTCGGGGGCGAAGATCATCAGGAACCGTCCTTGCGCCTGGCAGAGGCCGAACCGTGGAGCCGCACCGACCAGATGGCTGCGGAGCGCGATACGTTCGGCTTCTTCTTCGCCGCGCATCCGGTGGAACAATACCGCACCATCGCTTCCGCCAATGGCGCGCGATCTTACGCCAGCCTGATGGAAGAAGGCGTGGTCGGCGGGCGCAAGCCGGCCGTGATCGCTGCCATGGTGGAAAGCGTGAACAAAGGCCGCACGCGCAAGGGCGCAGAATTTATCCGGGCGGATTTTTCCGATTCCACCGGCCAGTTCAGCGCTGCCTGTTTCGAGGAGAGCCTCGTCAGCAATTTCCAGAACTGGGCAGCGGATGGCACCTGCGTATTGCTGCAGGTCGAACTGGATTCACCCAGTCCGGATGAGGCGCCGCGGGTCACCGTGCGGGGCGCGCGTCCGCTTTCCGAAGTGACTGACAGCGCGCGGATGATGCTGCAACTGGAAGTGATGACGGTGGAGGCATTGCAGCATCTTCGCATGTCTCTGGCCGAAGGCGCGCCGGGGCGCGGCGAAGTGATCGCGCGGCTTCTGCTGGGCGAAGAAAACGATCCGCTTCTGCGGCTTGGCCGGGATTTCGTGCTTGATGGCGAACTGGTTGACCAGCTTTCCAATGTGGACGGGTTGCGCGTGCTTGCCTTCAAGCCGCAGGGCGGCCGGGGACATCTCAAACTGGTTGCCTGA